From Vitis vinifera cultivar Pinot Noir 40024 chromosome 14, ASM3070453v1, a single genomic window includes:
- the LOC100257098 gene encoding double-stranded RNA-binding protein 4 isoform X3, producing MSEAAKVDCPAPSSTRLPEHLMHKNRLQEYTQRSAIPLPIYQTVNEGFQHAPKFRSTVLVDGATYTSPNTFSHRKAAEQDVARLALEFISKKIKDEGCPLIREDTVFCKSILNEFAVKMNLEKPTYTTVQPEGLLPVFVSSLVFNGVTYTGDAGRNKKEAEQLAARTVILSILGNSGSGTLLSEIIKSKVKLYAALHRVKDPSYIHTGILPIGLTSGIPPCKGKEVEVAPGTDQLLPTAVSVPLSGQLVHVPVTHPPVHELEKPKPNVSSEVIAPPISFVPSVFEQPLVVSPTTGRKRNRKNKKKANKKLRTDAQLPVAVLPLNQASPCSVAQ from the exons GTCTCCCAGAACACTTGATGCATAAGAATCGTTTGCAAGAGTACACTCAAAGATCAGCCATACCACTCCCAATATATCAAACTGTCAATGAAGGGTTCCAACATGCACCAAAGTTTAGGTCCACTGTGTTAGTGGATGGAGCAACATACACATCGCCTAACACATTCTCACATAGAAAAGCAGCAGAACAGGATGTTGCTAGACTTGCACTGGAGTTCATATCAAAAAAGATAAAGGATGAAGGATGTCCTCTTATTCGTGAG GATACAGTCTTTTGCAAGTCTATTCTAAATGAATTTGCAGTCAAGATGAATCTGGAAAAGCCAACGTATACAACAGTTCAACCGGAAGGCTTGCTTCcagtttttgtttcttctctAGTGTTCAATGGAGTCACTTATACTGGTGATGCTGGCAGAAACAAGAAAGAGGCTGAGCAGTTGGCAGCACGTACTGTTATTCTATCAATTCTGG GGAACTCAGGATCTGGGACTCTTCTGTCTGAGATAATCAAGTCTAAAGTTAAACTCTATGCTGCTTTGCACAGAGTCAAGGACCCATCCTATATTCATACTGGCATTTTGCCTATAGGATTAACTTCTGGGATCCCACCCTGTAAAGGGAAAGAAGTTGAAGTTGCACCAGGTACTGATCAATTGCTGCCAACTGCAGTTTCAGTGCCTTTATCTGGACAATTGGTTCATGTTCCAGTGACGCATCCACCAGTTCATGAATTGGAGAAGCCAAAACCAAATGTGTCATCTGAAGTGATTGCTCCCCCAATTTCATTTGTGCCTTCAGTTTTTGAGCAGCCTCTGGTTGTGTCTCCAACTACTGGGAGGAAGCGGAATCGCAAGAACAAGAAAAAGGCTAATAAGAAGTTGCGAACTGATGCTCA gTTGCCGGTCGCTGTATTACCTTTGAATCAGGCTTCACCTTGTTCTGTGGCACAGTGA
- the LOC100257098 gene encoding double-stranded RNA-binding protein 4 isoform X1 — translation MSEAAKVDCPAPSSTRLPEHLMHKNRLQEYTQRSAIPLPIYQTVNEGFQHAPKFRSTVLVDGATYTSPNTFSHRKAAEQDVARLALEFISKKIKDEGCPLIREDTVFCKSILNEFAVKMNLEKPTYTTVQPEGLLPVFVSSLVFNGVTYTGDAGRNKKEAEQLAARTVILSILGNSGSGTLLSEIIKSKVKLYAALHRVKDPSYIHTGILPIGLTSGIPPCKGKEVEVAPGTDQLLPTAVSVPLSGQLVHVPVTHPPVHELEKPKPNVSSEVIAPPISFVPSVFEQPLVVSPTTGRKRNRKNKKKANKKLRTDAHSAFHCWMVLSFIKFMHMDACNSLCLVWMHVIFVDGCRSLYYL, via the exons GTCTCCCAGAACACTTGATGCATAAGAATCGTTTGCAAGAGTACACTCAAAGATCAGCCATACCACTCCCAATATATCAAACTGTCAATGAAGGGTTCCAACATGCACCAAAGTTTAGGTCCACTGTGTTAGTGGATGGAGCAACATACACATCGCCTAACACATTCTCACATAGAAAAGCAGCAGAACAGGATGTTGCTAGACTTGCACTGGAGTTCATATCAAAAAAGATAAAGGATGAAGGATGTCCTCTTATTCGTGAG GATACAGTCTTTTGCAAGTCTATTCTAAATGAATTTGCAGTCAAGATGAATCTGGAAAAGCCAACGTATACAACAGTTCAACCGGAAGGCTTGCTTCcagtttttgtttcttctctAGTGTTCAATGGAGTCACTTATACTGGTGATGCTGGCAGAAACAAGAAAGAGGCTGAGCAGTTGGCAGCACGTACTGTTATTCTATCAATTCTGG GGAACTCAGGATCTGGGACTCTTCTGTCTGAGATAATCAAGTCTAAAGTTAAACTCTATGCTGCTTTGCACAGAGTCAAGGACCCATCCTATATTCATACTGGCATTTTGCCTATAGGATTAACTTCTGGGATCCCACCCTGTAAAGGGAAAGAAGTTGAAGTTGCACCAGGTACTGATCAATTGCTGCCAACTGCAGTTTCAGTGCCTTTATCTGGACAATTGGTTCATGTTCCAGTGACGCATCCACCAGTTCATGAATTGGAGAAGCCAAAACCAAATGTGTCATCTGAAGTGATTGCTCCCCCAATTTCATTTGTGCCTTCAGTTTTTGAGCAGCCTCTGGTTGTGTCTCCAACTACTGGGAGGAAGCGGAATCGCAAGAACAAGAAAAAGGCTAATAAGAAGTTGCGAACTGATGCTCA TTCTGCATTTCATTGTTGGATGGTGCTgtcatttatcaaatttatgcATATGGATGCATGTAATAGTCTATGTTTAGTGTGGATGCATGTCATATTTGTTGATG gTTGCCGGTCGCTGTATTACCTTTGA
- the LOC100257098 gene encoding double-stranded RNA-binding protein 4 isoform X4: MSKPVKAEHPGPSSTSLPEHLMHKNRLQEYTQRSAIPLPIYQTVNEGFQHAPKFRSTVLVDGATYTSPNTFSHRKAAEQDVARLALEFISKKIKDEGCPLIREDTVFCKSILNEFAVKMNLEKPTYTTVQPEGLLPVFVSSLVFNGVTYTGDAGRNKKEAEQLAARTVILSILGNSGSGTLLSEIIKSKVKLYAALHRVKDPSYIHTGILPIGLTSGIPPCKGKEVEVAPGTDQLLPTAVSVPLSGQLVHVPVTHPPVHELEKPKPNVSSEVIAPPISFVPSVFEQPLVVSPTTGRKRNRKNKKKANKKLRTDAQLPVAVLPLNQASPCSVAQ, from the exons GTCTCCCAGAACACTTGATGCATAAGAATCGTTTGCAAGAGTACACTCAAAGATCAGCCATACCACTCCCAATATATCAAACTGTCAATGAAGGGTTCCAACATGCACCAAAGTTTAGGTCCACTGTGTTAGTGGATGGAGCAACATACACATCGCCTAACACATTCTCACATAGAAAAGCAGCAGAACAGGATGTTGCTAGACTTGCACTGGAGTTCATATCAAAAAAGATAAAGGATGAAGGATGTCCTCTTATTCGTGAG GATACAGTCTTTTGCAAGTCTATTCTAAATGAATTTGCAGTCAAGATGAATCTGGAAAAGCCAACGTATACAACAGTTCAACCGGAAGGCTTGCTTCcagtttttgtttcttctctAGTGTTCAATGGAGTCACTTATACTGGTGATGCTGGCAGAAACAAGAAAGAGGCTGAGCAGTTGGCAGCACGTACTGTTATTCTATCAATTCTGG GGAACTCAGGATCTGGGACTCTTCTGTCTGAGATAATCAAGTCTAAAGTTAAACTCTATGCTGCTTTGCACAGAGTCAAGGACCCATCCTATATTCATACTGGCATTTTGCCTATAGGATTAACTTCTGGGATCCCACCCTGTAAAGGGAAAGAAGTTGAAGTTGCACCAGGTACTGATCAATTGCTGCCAACTGCAGTTTCAGTGCCTTTATCTGGACAATTGGTTCATGTTCCAGTGACGCATCCACCAGTTCATGAATTGGAGAAGCCAAAACCAAATGTGTCATCTGAAGTGATTGCTCCCCCAATTTCATTTGTGCCTTCAGTTTTTGAGCAGCCTCTGGTTGTGTCTCCAACTACTGGGAGGAAGCGGAATCGCAAGAACAAGAAAAAGGCTAATAAGAAGTTGCGAACTGATGCTCA gTTGCCGGTCGCTGTATTACCTTTGAATCAGGCTTCACCTTGTTCTGTGGCACAGTGA
- the LOC100257098 gene encoding double-stranded RNA-binding protein 4 isoform X2: protein MSKPVKAEHPGPSSTSLPEHLMHKNRLQEYTQRSAIPLPIYQTVNEGFQHAPKFRSTVLVDGATYTSPNTFSHRKAAEQDVARLALEFISKKIKDEGCPLIREDTVFCKSILNEFAVKMNLEKPTYTTVQPEGLLPVFVSSLVFNGVTYTGDAGRNKKEAEQLAARTVILSILGNSGSGTLLSEIIKSKVKLYAALHRVKDPSYIHTGILPIGLTSGIPPCKGKEVEVAPGTDQLLPTAVSVPLSGQLVHVPVTHPPVHELEKPKPNVSSEVIAPPISFVPSVFEQPLVVSPTTGRKRNRKNKKKANKKLRTDAHSAFHCWMVLSFIKFMHMDACNSLCLVWMHVIFVDGCRSLYYL from the exons GTCTCCCAGAACACTTGATGCATAAGAATCGTTTGCAAGAGTACACTCAAAGATCAGCCATACCACTCCCAATATATCAAACTGTCAATGAAGGGTTCCAACATGCACCAAAGTTTAGGTCCACTGTGTTAGTGGATGGAGCAACATACACATCGCCTAACACATTCTCACATAGAAAAGCAGCAGAACAGGATGTTGCTAGACTTGCACTGGAGTTCATATCAAAAAAGATAAAGGATGAAGGATGTCCTCTTATTCGTGAG GATACAGTCTTTTGCAAGTCTATTCTAAATGAATTTGCAGTCAAGATGAATCTGGAAAAGCCAACGTATACAACAGTTCAACCGGAAGGCTTGCTTCcagtttttgtttcttctctAGTGTTCAATGGAGTCACTTATACTGGTGATGCTGGCAGAAACAAGAAAGAGGCTGAGCAGTTGGCAGCACGTACTGTTATTCTATCAATTCTGG GGAACTCAGGATCTGGGACTCTTCTGTCTGAGATAATCAAGTCTAAAGTTAAACTCTATGCTGCTTTGCACAGAGTCAAGGACCCATCCTATATTCATACTGGCATTTTGCCTATAGGATTAACTTCTGGGATCCCACCCTGTAAAGGGAAAGAAGTTGAAGTTGCACCAGGTACTGATCAATTGCTGCCAACTGCAGTTTCAGTGCCTTTATCTGGACAATTGGTTCATGTTCCAGTGACGCATCCACCAGTTCATGAATTGGAGAAGCCAAAACCAAATGTGTCATCTGAAGTGATTGCTCCCCCAATTTCATTTGTGCCTTCAGTTTTTGAGCAGCCTCTGGTTGTGTCTCCAACTACTGGGAGGAAGCGGAATCGCAAGAACAAGAAAAAGGCTAATAAGAAGTTGCGAACTGATGCTCA TTCTGCATTTCATTGTTGGATGGTGCTgtcatttatcaaatttatgcATATGGATGCATGTAATAGTCTATGTTTAGTGTGGATGCATGTCATATTTGTTGATG gTTGCCGGTCGCTGTATTACCTTTGA